The Cervus elaphus chromosome 9, mCerEla1.1, whole genome shotgun sequence genomic interval CTCACTCACCTttcaggtgctgctgctgctgtttgtcCAGGGGGCTCGAGGGGCGCCCGCCCATCCTGCTGCCGGCTCCTGGGCTCCGCTGAGTGAAGTAAACACCCCTCTGTTCCCCACAACGCCCCAGGTTCCTCAGCTCAGGGGCCACCTGGGAGCAAGGTGACCTGAGGGGCCCAAATGCTGCAAGACCAGCTGCCTGGGATCCAAAGCCAGAGCACAGCCCTGGTGTGTGTGCGCGTGGGGTACCTGCTCCCCGctctgccctgcccctgccccgccTTCCTCGCCCTGCACCTGCGTCCTCTCGCTTCCCCTGGGCCAAGTTCCCCAGAACTGGTGGTTTCTGTAGGGGCTGCCCCACGGTGCGGGTGGAGAAAAAAGACCTCGCTGAACTGGGAGGGTGGATGAAGGGCAGACATCTGGCAGCACATGAGGGCAACTGTTAGTGTTGGGAGGCCAGGGAAGCGGGGAGAAGGCAGGGATAGGGCATCTAAATCATGTACCTATTCCCTCATCTGTACCCTCACGGGGTGATTCTGGGGCCCAAAAGGATTCAGGCCTAGTCcagtcccaggttgggaagacAGAACTGCACTGACACCTCCAGTCCTGGGGTCCATGTTAGGGGTGCCACTGTTCTGCTGTAGACAGGTGGGACATGTCCCTTCAGATCCTGCTTTACCTGTCTACAGCAGAGGATTGTGCTGAAATAGTTGGGTCTCCTTACCCCTTCACCTGTTTTTCCACTGCCTGGCACAAAGCAGTCCTCAGTGTTTGGCAAtggaagaaagaaggggagggatagaggaaagacagaaagacagGCAGGAAGGAAGGTCTACATTTCAGACTGGAATGTGATCAGATGGGGTTTTCACAGGACTTCAGATGATGAGAGCATCAAATTCCAGTGGATGCAACATGGACATGATGGCTGGAGCATACGCAGCCACTCTGGACCACGAGGTAAAACTCACGTGATGACAATGGCACAGCTATGATGTCAGTTGCAGAGTCCCCAAAGAGTTCATGACATTGCTCCACCAGTTCTGGGTTGCCTCCCTCCAGAGGAAAACTAAATCTCCATTTTTCTTAAACCAGGAACATCTGACTGTAATCTTCACCAATtccccagaatttctgatttCAACATCACTCCATAATAGCCTGAGTGCCATCCCTGAGCAGGGGATGCAGACATGGGCAAAACAGACCACACGGTCCAGCCCCCATGGACCAGTGGTTAGCACAACAACAAAACTGTCAGACAGTATGGATAAGGGAGAAATatggaataggaaaaaaaagaaaatgctaggGGCAAGGAGAGGTCAGGGAAGTTATGGTGCACCAAGATCTGAAGGAAACAAGGGCCAAGCCGTGCAAAAAGCTGGACGAAAAAGAATACCGAGCAGCAGGCCCAacacatgcaaaggccctgaggtgggaatgGACTTGGCTGGTTCCAGGAAGAACCCAAGGTGGATGGATTGGAGGAGAGTGAATGGGGGGTAGATGTGAGGTAGGAGGGTGGGGAATTGCAGGCGCCACATGTGGGCTTGTGGGTCGAGTGAGAAGGATGGGTTTCCCATGAATGCAAGGGGAGCCACAGGCAGGTCTGGAGCAGGAACAGAGCGGGTACAGAAGTGACACGCCTCAGGCAGGACCCACCACATGGGGTCTTTGTAACTGTCTCATCACTTTCCCTCCACTTCTCAGCCTCCACCTACGGCTTCAGGGGTCATGACACCTGCTGTTGCCCAAGGTCATGGCTGGGTTGCTTTCCTTCCAAACCTCTCCTCCACCTTCCTCGGTTTCCGTTCAGAATTGGTCCCACTTCCTCACTCTCACATCTGAGTGATCAACCCAGACAAGATGTTGAAAGAAACTTCACTTTCTGTGGTTTCGGATTTGAGGTTTCAGTTCCCATGCCCCTTGCCCACCAGCTTGCCCTGGCCCCTGGAGCCGGGTGGGCCATAAGCAGACACACTGGGGAAATGCTGTGGCCCTGAGGCAAAGAAGCAGTGCCTCGGGCATCCAAGGTTCTGAGCAGGCCTGCAGCACGGCCAGCTGCAGAAGTCACCCTGGCCCTGGGTTTGCAGCGGGAGTTCGGCCAAGTCAGTGTGGACAGGGTCGAACTGTGTCCCCCCAAAGGGTAACGTCTACAGGTCACTGTCAAGAAACCAGAAAACAAGCGTGagccaggatgtggagaaattggaatccttgtGTCCTGTTGGCaggaatataaaaatgatacaagtgcTATGGAAGACAATACGGAGGgtcctccaaaaattaaaaatagaattaccatgtgcATATGACCCCGCAATTCCACTTCCGGATGTCTATTGAAAAGAATTGACAGTAGGCTCTGGAAGAGATATTTGTCCACccttgttcacagcagcattcttCACAATAGCAAACACAGCAGTAACCCAAGTGTCTGCTGACTGatgaataaataactaaaatatgaTATGATCGTATTTTAAAGAGGAAGTTCACACACACTACAACGTGGATGAGTCCTGAGGACACCACgcagagtgaaataagcccaTCACATCaatacaaatactgtatgattttaattATATGAAGCACTTAAGAGTAGTCAAAATCATAAAGATAGAGAATAAGCAATAAGGTCCTCccgtatagcacagagaacaacATTTAATATCCTGCGGTAAACCatggatggaaaagaatatagaaaatgtatatgcatgtgtgacTGAATAATGTACTGTACAGTGGAaattaatacagcattgtaaatcaactatacttaaaaaaaaaatcataaagacagaaaacagaatggtgcttgccagggctggggagaggagagaatagAAAGTGAGCATTTAATAAGatacagtttttaaataaataaatatatacacatatttatacaaatatattatttttatttaattatttggctgcactgggtctcagttgcggcatgtaggatctagctccctgaccagcgattgaacccgggccccctgcattgggagcacagagtcttagccactggaccaccagggaagtcccaaatacaGAGTTTTAGGTTTACAAGACGAAAAGAGTTATGGGGACGGATGGCAGTGATGGCtgcttaaaaatgtaaatgtatttgaaaccactgaattgtataaaaatggttaagatggtaaactttatgttatgtgttattttaatacggttaaaaaaaaaaagttaagtccATGTCCTAACCCTTGAAACTTCAGAATGAGATCTTATTTGGAAGAAGCATTTTTATAGACATAATGAATTAAGGCTCTTGAGACGAACTCTCAAGATTTAGGACTGAGGGTGGCCTTATGTCCCAGGACAGGGGTCCTTATCAGGAGAGGATGGGAGTgagtggtggcccagtggttaggattctgggcttcccctgttgtggcccaggttcaatccttggcctGGGAACTGAGATGCCATAAACCTAGGAGCAtggccaaagaaaaaaataggacaaaccaaaagaaaaaaagaaaaggacaggaCACggaaagacacagagagaaggccaTGTGACAAGAGAGGCAGACGCTGGAGTGATGCGCCTACGAGCCAAGAAAGCTCAAGAACTGCCAGCGGCAACCAGAAGCCACGAGAGACCTGGGACAGACTCTCCTGCAGAGCCTCTAGAAGGAGCCAGCCTTCCCGACACCTAGATTTCAGGCTCCTGGCCTTGTGAACTGTGAGACAGTGACCTGCACTTGTTTTAAGACACCTGACGTGTGGTACTTGGCTATGGCAGGCCCAGGACACTCATGGATGCCCGTCCCTGCCCTCCACAGGCTGGGATGACTGTTACGAGTCAGGCGCGCCACCTGGAGACCGATGGTCCCACCACCCACCAAGGACCACGAGACAGTGGAAATTCAAACAGATGCTCCTTTTAATATCTGAGTCACCCAGAGCCATGGCCCACAGGCTAAGCCCCTGGGCGGGCCTGGTGGCCAGACCCTACTGGCTTCCAGTGGCACCACTCAGCTTTTCAAAAATGAAGCCTGGAGTGGGCTGGCAGTGGGGCCCAGCCCCAGAAGGTCCCAGGCCACTGGGACTGCACATGGTCACAGCGGTAGCATCTCTCGGCACGGGTTACAGAGTGGAATGCTTCTCGAAGGGCACGGTCAGGAGTCGGGCTGCTGCCTCGTCCAGAAACCAGCAAAGTTTCCCAGTGCTGGGCTGGACCAGTGCGGCGGGGAGTGGGTTCTCCTCCTTGTCCTCCAAAATGCGCTGTGTGGAGAGGGCAGAAGCGTGGGGTCCCCCCTGCACCCCTCAGACCTCTCCAACCCTCAGGAGGTGAGATCACCCTTCCCAGATGTCCTGGCTTCAAGCATTCACCAGAGACGGGGCTCTTCTTTTTTATCATCTTTGACTGTTTAACAGTGGGGtcagcacactttttttttttttaacacattaaaaaaaaatatttatttggctgcaccaggtcttaactACAGCACTGGGCATCTTtaattgcagcacgtgggatgtagttccctgaccatggatcaaacccacgccccctgcatcgggagcatggagtcttagccactagaccaccagggaagtctccagaacACCTTTTCTGCCAAGACCAGAGAGTCACTATTTCAGTTCTGCAGATCACACCCCacctctgttgcaactactcagctctgcGGTTACAGGGCAAAAGTACCAGCAGATGACTCTTTGCCAAGTGGGTGTGGCCAGGTTCCAACAAATCTTTATTCGTGGACATTGAAATCTGAATTCTGTAACATTTTCACACACCAAAGaatactcctcctcttttgctttttctcccaACCGCTTCAAAAGGTCAAAAGCCTGCTTGGCTGTCAGGAGGATTCAGTCCCTCTAGCTGTGGTGGGGTCAGCGAGCATGGGAAGTAGCACTCTCTGCCAGCTGGGTCTGCTGCAAGCACTCTGAGTCATTAACTTGCTCACTTCTGACCACAGTCCTGCAGGGTTGCCTCTTTCTCACCCCTCTTTTTACAGGCCGGGAAGCTGAGGCTGAGTCCTGTGAGTGGACTGTGGGTTGGAGCTGCCTTAACTGACCCTCAGGAGGTCCATGGGGAGGAACCTTGCCAGCCCACCTTgcagatgggaaagctgaggtTTGGTGGGGCGGGGGTAGGGTTCAGTGACCATCTAAGGCCAAGCTGGGTATCACTGGCAGAAACACTGGGTCTGCTGGAGTCTACAACCTGAACCCTAACATTGGCCACCCTCATGAAGACATCTGGGCCCAACACTTGCTGGAAGAATTGttacttatttatctttaaaaatatgtctatagaagcctggtggactactgtccatggggtcgcaagagttgggcacgacttagtgactaaatcacaacAGTTAGTTACTTTTGGTAtttccattctacagatgagaaaatgatgcAAGGAGAGGCTAAATAATTTTTGCCTtaggtcacacagtaagtggcaaagatgatatttaaaacaaattttaaaagaaaaaaaaaatatgtctagTTTCTTCCATAGTCATCGGGTCTTTTCAGTGATAGtaattaaagtatttttaaatttatttttaatatccattttatgatttttaaaatgtggttttatttgtttatttttggctgtggtgggtctaaactgctgcgtgggctttttctctagttgtggcgagtgggggctactctctagcggTGGGACAGGCActtccattgcagtggcttcGCTAGCTGTGGagctgggctctagggcatgtgggcccaggagctgcagcacgtggggtctagATCACactcagtagctgtgatgcacgggcttagctgccccacggcatgtgggatcttcctagatcagggattgaaccccatgtctcttgcactggcagaaggattctttaccaccgacccaccagggtagcccaatgtaaattcattaattttatattttcctaatatattatgtataactataccttttttcttattcctacttttttctttttttttttttaacttattcctACTACATATGATTTTTTCTCCAGTTTTGCCAGGGGTGGTTGTTATGTTATGGATCTATGTCTGTGTTATGGCTTTGTCTATGTGTGGCTCTATGTTATCAATCTATTTACCATTAAGTTTTTAAGAATATGAGCCAATTCAGTGATTTCAATCTCACTTActccttcctctgacttttcttagatttatgttattttcctttgttctcaTTCTAAAGTGCTTGATTGGTTTATTTCAATTGTTTTCTAgttaataatgaaatatatatgtatacacattaaGTGCTATGAATTTGCCTCTGAGCCATCTTGGCTGTATCTTGTCAATTTCAATTCATAATTGTTAACCCCTAACTAGCCTGTATTTGCAGTTTTCATCTCTCCTTCAACCCAAGAATTACCGAAATACCTTGGGATCTGGTGCTTTCAGCACAATAGTGTCTGGGATCACATTCTCTGCCTACAACCTTCTAGGGAAGGGGGCCCTCACTGTTACCTTCAGAATAGCTGCCTTGCCTTCTCCTGTCGCCACAAAGATGACCGTTCGAGCTGCGTTCAGCACGGGAAGAGTGAGGGTCACGCGCTGCGGAGGTGGTTTCGGGGAGTCGCTGATGGGGGCCACAATTTTCTCCCgctcctgggggcagggaggcccaAGGTGGAAACAGGAAAACATCACTTGACTTCCTGAGGACTCACACAGGCCAGGCACCATCCAGCCATCCTTCCATCCCACCCTGCTAATTCTGTGGTACTTGACTGAAGGCCCCTGTTTTGATGGGTGAGCTGAGGCTCAGAAGGGTCAAGCCCCAGTGGGCAGGCCTGTTGGCCGAGGCTGACTCACACCACGCTGCAGGCACCGCCCAACCCTCTGGAAGCCCCAGATGGCAGAGGTCGGGGCTCAGATGTGAGCAGGGCCTTCGTGGGTGTGCTCACCTGCAGGAGGGGGTGGTCTGGGAAGAGTGAGCAGGTGTGGCCATCAGGACCCACACCCAGAATCAGCAGGTCAAAAACCGGGATGGAGTCCCCTTGGAAGGCCTGGGTGGGGAAAGAAGACAGCCCTGAGAAGTTGTGAGGGAAGAGCTCAGAGGACACAAAGAAACAGTTGTCAGAAAAACAAGCTGCTGTAACACAGTAAGCAAGGCTCAGcctcatctgcaaaaaaaaaaggaactctaTTCATCTACAAGGCTCCACATTTCACTGTCTCAATGGCCTGACAATCTGGGGATGCAGCTGTCCCCAAGATGTGAATACCCAGGCCTACTACCAGGGGTGAGGCTGCCTTTGGGGGTTCCCCCAGAGCAGGGCTGTGGCCTCTCAGAGAGAGGGGGATCCTCAAAGGGGTCTGCCAAGGGTGAGACTGGGTCTCCTGACTGCCCCCAGGGAGAGTTTGTGCCAGTGATGACCACTCAGTGTCACCAGAAGGCTTACTCCATCACCCTGGGAGAGCCCACTGGGTGGATGAGGTCTTCCTGCAGCGGCTCCAAGGGGCTCACCTGTCTCAGCTTCTTGGCATAGTCCTCAGCCGCCTCCTCCACAGGCAGCTCGGGGTTGATGGTGATCACCTGGCTGTCGAAGATAGGGAGCTTGGAGAGCAGGTGGGTCTGCAGTGGACAGAGGCACAGTGTCACCAACAGAAACACAGTCAGTGGGGGCATGGGGCTTACCCCTGGGACTACCTGGATCCTCCAGGTTAGGACACGACTGTCCTATACCCACTTCCTGTGTGAGTGAGGATCCCAGCGGCATCCCGACAGAGGTCTTTCAAGTCCCTGGTGATTGGAGGTCTCCTGGCTCCGGCCTGCACCTGTCTGGTCACACCAGGATCCTGTTTGTAAACGTGCAGGGTCCTTTGGGCTTCAGGATAAAACCTAGCCCCCCTCAGCACTCCAGGAGGTCCTGCTGACCTCCATGCCTCAGCAGGTACACCAGTTCTTGATCCTGCCCGGGAAACTCTTA includes:
- the PGLS gene encoding 6-phosphogluconolactonase isoform X2; translated protein: MAAPAPRLISVFSSPQELAASLAQLVVQQAASCLADAGARFTLGLSGGSLVSMLARELPAAAAPAGPASLARWTLGFCDERLVPFEHAESTYGLYRTHLLSKLPIFDSQVITINPELPVEEAAEDYAKKLRQEREKIVAPISDSPKPPPQRVTLTLPVLNAARTVIFVATGEGKAAILKRILEDKEENPLPAALVQPSTGKLCWFLDEAAARLLTVPFEKHSTL
- the PGLS gene encoding 6-phosphogluconolactonase isoform X1, with product MAAPAPRLISVFSSPQELAASLAQLVVQQAASCLADAGARFTLGLSGGSLVSMLARELPAAAAPAGPASLARWTLGFCDERLVPFEHAESTYGLYRTHLLSKLPIFDSQVITINPELPVEEAAEDYAKKLRQAFQGDSIPVFDLLILGVGPDGHTCSLFPDHPLLQEREKIVAPISDSPKPPPQRVTLTLPVLNAARTVIFVATGEGKAAILKRILEDKEENPLPAALVQPSTGKLCWFLDEAAARLLTVPFEKHSTL